DNA from Krasilnikovia cinnamomea:
GGCCGGCGGGCCCGGCCGCGTTCGATGTCGCTGATCGCCCGGGTGCTGAGCCCGGATTGTTCGGACAGCTCCTCCTGGGTGAGCTTGCAGGCCAGCCGGTGGCGCAGCACGAGCTGGCCGAACTCCTCGATGCCGGCCTGACCGGACGGAAATCGCGTCACCACGGGCGAGACCGGTCCCTCTCCTGAGACATCGCCGACCGGCACGTCCACACTGGACACGATGCCGAGCGCGATCTGTGCGGTAGCAGCTCGCGCTCATCCTATGCGGCCCGTGCGCCGTCCGTAGTCGTCTCGCGCGATGGCTTACCGCACACCGTGACCGACCGCACACCCGCGGTGACGCGGAGTGGGAACTCGCCTCCCGGTGATCGACGTGACGGAACCGGGCCCCGGTCCCGCCGACGCGTGGTGTCATCTCGCGGGCGTGACGAAGTCCCCGGGGAGCAGGGCGCTCAGCTCTTCCCGGGTCGGATGGAGGATCTGACAGACGCGCCCGGCCTGTCTCGTGATCATGGCGTCGAGAACTTTGCGGGCGAATCGCCCGTTGCCCGACGTCTGCTCCGGTGCGGCCGAGGCGAAGGAACGTAGCAGTAACGCCTTGGTCTCCAGCGTCAGCTCGTACCCGGCGGCCTGCGCATGCTGCTCGACGATGGTCACCAGCTGTTCGGCGGTGTAGTCGGCGAAATGGACGGTATGCGAGAAGCGGGATCCGATGCCGGGGTTGCTGTCGAGGAACGCCGCCATCTCCGCGGTGTATCCCGCGGCGATCACCACCACGTCGTCCCGGTGGTCCTCCATCAGCTTCACCAGCGTGTCCACGGCCTCGCGCCCGAAGTCGGCGCCGGATCCACGGTCCGGTGGCACCAGGGTGTACGCCTCGTCGATGAACAGCACCCCGCCACGGGCGCGGTCGAAGGCGTCGCGCGTGCGCGCAGCGGTCTGGCCGACGTACTCGGCGACCAGGTCCGCGCGGCTGACCTCGACGAGCTGGCCGCTGGCCAGGACTCCGAGCGCGGCCAGCAACTGGCCGTAGAGACGGGCCACGGTGGTCTTTCCGGTGCCGGGCGCCCCCGCGAAGATCACGTGGCGGCTCAGCGACGGGACCGGCAGCCCGGCGGCGGCCCGCCGCCGGGCCGTGGCGAGCAGGTTGACGATGTCGGTCACCTCCCGCTTGACCCCGTCGAGGCCCACCATCGCGTCCAGCCTGGCCCGCAACTGCTCGAGATCGGGTCGCTGGTTCGTGCCACCGGCCCGGATGCCACCGGCCGGGACCGCTCCGACGTCCTCGGGCAGCAGCCGGGTCAGCTCGGGGGCGGACGCCACCTCGATCCGGGCCAGCCGCTGCGCCTGACGGCCGACCATCTCCTCGAACACCTTGCGGGCGGTCCGCCCGTTGCCGAAGTTGGCGTCGCGGGGGATCCGGGAGAACAGGTCGGTCAGCGCCTGGCCCGTACCGTAGTCGAGGGTGTAGCGGTGTTGCCGGCAGAACGTCTCCACGATGGTGACCAGCTCGTCCACGGCGTAGTTCTCGAACTCGATGCTCTTGGTGAACCGCGAGGCCAGGCCCGGGTTCGAGGCCAGGAACGCGCGCATCTCGTGGGAGTAGCCCGCGGCGATCACCACGATGTCGTCGCGGTGGTCCTCCATCAGCTTGACGATGGTGTCGATGGCCTCCTGGCCGAAGTCGGCCCCGCCGCCGCTGTCCGCCGACAGGGTGTACGCCTCGTCGATGAACAGCACCCCGCCGAGGGCGGCCTCGAACTTCTCCGTGGTCTTGATGGCGGTGCCGCCGACGATCTGGGCGACCAGATCGGCCCGGGACACCTCGACCACGTGACCCTTGCGCAGGGTTCCCAGCGCCTGCAGGATCCGCGCGTACAGGCGCGCGATGGTGGTCTTTCCGGTGCCGGGCGGGCCCGCGAAGACCAGATGGCGGCTCATCGGCGGGGACGGCAGGCCCGCCTGCTGTCGCCGCTGCGCCAGCAGCTGCAGGTTGACCAGCATGGAGACGTCCTGCTTGACCCCGGCCAGGCCGACCAGGGAGTTCAGCTCGTCCAGCAGTACGTCCACGGCGGCGGCCACCGACGGGGCCCGGGACACCCCGGACGGGTGTGGCGCGGCCTGCGGCGGCTCGCCGTCGGAGGGGGCCGTGGGCTGCCGCCGGTTTCCCGCAGCGGGCTCGGTGGCGTCCCGGTGGGTGTCCGGTGCGCCGTTGGCGCGGCTGTCCACATCGACCACGCTCAGCTCGGCGTCGTCGGCGCCCTGGCGGACGCCCGCACCACCGTTGTCGTGCACCGCGCAGCCCTTGACCGTGGTGGGCCGGACGCTGTCCACCCGGATCCCGTCACCGCGGTTGGCGTACACCTCACATCCGGTCACCCAGGCGGCGCCGTCCCGCTCGATCAGTACGCCGTCGCCCTCGTGGCCGTGCACCCGGCAGTCCTCCAGCGCGACCTCGGCGTCGGGGCCGACCCGGACGCCGGTCCCGGCGCCGTCCGTGACCCGGCAACGGCGCAGGCTGCCCCGCCCGCGGACCCCGATCAGCACCGCCGACCCGCCGCTCCCGGCCCGGCTGATCCGGCAGCCGGCCAGCTGCGGATGAGCCCCCTCGGACACCTGCAGCCCAGCCCCGGCCGTGCCGGTGATCTGGCAGTCCTCGATGACCGGCTGGGCGTCGGAGGTGACCAGGATGCCGGCGTCCGCGGTGTCCGTGATGGAAGTCTGGCGGATCTCGGTGGCGCTGTGCTTCTCCAGGGCGATCGCCGGACCCTGCACCCGCGTGATCGTGCAGCGCTCGACGGTGCCCCGGGCGTGCTCGGTGCCGCACACGGCGTTGCCGCCGACCCCGTCGATGGTGCAGTCCCGCAGCGTCGGGTCGGCGCCGGAGCGGAGCACCACCGCCGAGGTGCCGATCCGGCTGATCGTCGTCTCCTCGATCGACCCGGTGGCGTTCTCCACGGCGATGATGCCGGCGCCGGTGGGGTTGCTCACCTGGCACCGGCTCATCGCCAGCGCGGTACCGCCGCGCAGGTACACCGCGGCGGCCGAGCGGGCTCGTACCTCGCAGTCGTCGACGCGCAGCCGGCCCGACACGACGTCGACCGTGGCGGCGTGCGGGTCGGTGCTGGTCAGGGTCAGCCCGCTCAGCGTGGCCGACTCGGCGTGCAGCAGCACCGCGGCGCCGTCCTCGGCGGTCACCACGACCGTGCCCGGGCCTTGCTCGCTGGCGATGGTGCAGGGCACCGCGAGGGTCAGCGTCTCGGCGTACGTGCCCGGCAGCACACTGATGACCGACCCCGGCTGCGCCAGCGCCAGCGCGGCGTTGATGCTTCGGTGGCAGTCCGGCTCGGTGGCCGAGACGGTCAGGACCCGGCGGTTCATGCGTGCTCCCCTCGCGCGGCCGCGTCGTCCGCCACCGCGGTCTGCACCAGCGTCGTCGTCCGGCGGCGGCTGATCAGCTGGGCGCGTCCCTGCGGAAGGCGGCGCGCCTTGGCGTCGCCCAGGAATCCGCCGTCGTCGCGGTCGCAGGAGAACAGCAACGCGTTCCCGCCCAGATCCCACAGCCGGCGCAGCACCGGATCCATCATCATGGCGCGCGACGCGCCCGCCGTCGTCCGGGCCACGATCAGGTGCAGGCCCACGTCGGCGCCCTGCGGCAGCGCGTCGAGCAGCGGTTCGAGCGGGCTGGTGTGGCCCGAGCCCACCAGGTCGTAGTCGTCGACCACCACGAACAGGTGCGGCCCGGTCCACCAGTCGCGCCGGCTGAGCCGCTCCAGCGAGATGTCCGCACCCGGCAGCCGGGGGCGGATCGCCGCCATCGCCTCGGTCACCAACTCCTCCAGTGCCAGGCCGGACACCGCGTAGCCCACCTGGCTGGCGGGCGGCACCGCGTCGAACAGGTTGCGCCGGGAGTCGGCCAGCAGGACGCGGGCATCGGCGGGGGTGTTGCGGCGCACGACCGACTGGGCGATCAGCCGCAGCAGGTTCGTCTTGCCCGACTCGGCCTCGCCGAACACCATCAGATGTGGATGCACGTCGAAGTCGTGCCACACCGGCGCGAGCTGTTGCTCGTCGAGGCCGATCGCGACCCGGCGCGGCGCATCCGGCTCCGGCAGGTCCGCCGTGCGCAGCAGGCTCGGCAACAGCCGGACCCCAGGCGCCGCGGGGCCGTGCCACGCCGCGGCGCAGCGCAGCGCCGTCGCCCGGACCGCGTCGGCCAGATCGTCGGTCCGGGCCAGCCCATCCAGCCGCGGCAACGCGGACAGGAAGTGGAACCCGTCGCGGGTCAGGCCGCGGCCGGGCACGTCCGGGACGTTCGCCGCCTGCCGCATGCCCACTTCCGAATCCACCGGGTCGCCCAGGTGCAGCTCGAACCGGGTGCCCAGCAGGTCCCGCAACCAGGGCCGGATCTCCGACCAGCGCGAGGCGGTGACGATCAGGTGGATGCCGTAGTTCAGGCCCCGGGTGGCCAGGTCGGAGAACGCCGCCTCCAGCGCCTCGAAATCCTGGTGCAGGGTCGACCAGCCGTCGACAACCAGGAACACGTCGCCGTACCCGTCGTCGGCCTCCGCGGGCAGCGTGCCCTCGGCGCGGGCCTGCCGGTAGGTGTCGATGCCCTCGAGGCCGTTCGCGGCGAACCGCTTCTCCCGGCCCAGCAGCAGGTCGCAGACCTCGGCGACGGTACGGGTGACGCGCTCGCGGTCCAGCCGGCCGACCACCTCACCCACGTGCGGCAGCCCCGCCAGCCCGGCCAGGCTCCCACCGCCGAAGTCCAGGCAGTACACCTGCGCCTCCACCGGGGTGTGGGTCACCGCCAGCGCGGTGACCAGGGTACGGACCAGCGTGCTCTTGCCGCTCTGCGTGCCACCGCCGATGCCCACGTGCCCGCCGGAGCCGGTGAGGTCCGCGACCAGCAGGTCACGCCGCTGCTCCAGGGGCCGGTCCACCACTCCGACCGGCACCCGCAGCGCGGCGGGGCCGGTAGCGCGCGGCACCGACAGGCCCCGCGCGGCGTCGGGCAGGACCGGCGGCAGCAGCGCGTCCAGCGTCGGTGGCTCCTCCAGCGGCGGCAACCACACCTGGTGGGCCCGCGCGCCGTGCCCCATCAGCCGCTCGACGACCACGTCGAGCAGGCGCGGGCCGGACGGCTGAGACTCCTCGGCCGCATCGGGTTGCGGCGACTCGGGCGCGGCGGGCTCCTCGGCCGACGCGATGGCGCCCACCACGTACGGCACCACGCTCAGCCGCGCCTCGGCGCGCCTGGCCTGCCGCTGGGCCCGGCGCAGCGGTGCCGACACGTACGCGGCCTTGAATCTGACCAGGGTGCTGGTGTCCGCCCGCAGGTAGCCGTTGCCCGGCGCCGACGGAAGTTCGTAGGCGTCCGGAACCCCGATGACGCCGCGGCTCTCCACCGCCGAGAACGTGCGCAGGCCGATCCGGTACGACAGATGGGACTCGAGCTGGTGCATGCGGCCCTCGTCGAGCCGCTGCGACGCCAGCAGCAGGTGGACACCGAGGCTGCGTCCCAGCCGCCCGATCATCACGAACAGGTCGATGAAGTCGCGTTTGGTCGCCAGCAGCTCGCTGAACTCGTCCACGACCACGAACAGGGTGGGCAGCGGGGCCAGCGGCGCGCCGTCGGCGCGCGCCTTCTCGTAGTCCTTCAACCCGCTGAATCCCGCCTGACGCAGCAGCTCCTGCCGGCGGACCAGCTCGCCCTGCAACGCCTCCTGCATGCGGTCGACCAGTGGCAGCTCGTCGGCGAGGTTGGTGATCAGGGCCGAGGTGTGCGGCAGGCCGTCCAGGCCCAGGAAGGTCGCGCCGCCCTTGAAGTCGACCAGGATGAAGTTGAGCACCTCGGACGGGTGGGTGACCGCCAGCGCCAGCACGAGCGTGCGCAGCAGCTCACTCTTGCCCGAACCGGTCGCGCCGATCAGCATGCCGTGCGGTCCCATGCCGCCCTGCGCGGCCTCCTTGAGATCCAGCTCGACCGGGGTACCCGTGGAGGAGACCCCGACCGGCACCCGCAGGTGGTTCCAGCGCGAGCGGCCGGCCCGTACGGTGGCCGGGTCGAAGGTCTCCGGGTCGCCCAGCCCCAGCAGGGTCGTCAGGTCCAGGTCCGCGGCGAGCGAGTCGGTCGACTCCACCGAGGACCCCAGCCGGTACGGCGACAGCCGGCGGGCGAGCATCCGGGCCTTCCCGGCGCTCAGGTGGTCCGGGGCGCCCAGCGCGTTCGCGGAGTCCCGGCCCTCGTCATCGGCGCCGACCATCTGCACGTTCCCGTCGCCGACCAGCAGCCGCAGGGTCAGCGGGTCGGCCACCCAGCGCAGCGTGCCCGACACGTCGACAACCGTGGCGTTGCGCACGCTACCCAGGGCGAACCGGGACGTGGCCGGCAACGGCACCCCGTCCACCACGATCACGGTGTACGGCTCGTGAACGCCGGGCAGGGCCGGGTCGTTGAAGCGCGGCCGGTCCATGAACGCCGCCCCGAGCAGCCGCTCCAGCTCCGCCGGGGACTCGGCGGCCAGCCGTACCGGCCCGGCGCCGTCGGTCTGGCCCGGGTGCTGGCTGTGTGGCAGCCACTTCATCCAGTCCCACCGCTGCTGGCGGT
Protein-coding regions in this window:
- a CDS encoding right-handed parallel beta-helix repeat-containing protein gives rise to the protein MNRRVLTVSATEPDCHRSINAALALAQPGSVISVLPGTYAETLTLAVPCTIASEQGPGTVVVTAEDGAAVLLHAESATLSGLTLTSTDPHAATVDVVSGRLRVDDCEVRARSAAAVYLRGGTALAMSRCQVSNPTGAGIIAVENATGSIEETTISRIGTSAVVLRSGADPTLRDCTIDGVGGNAVCGTEHARGTVERCTITRVQGPAIALEKHSATEIRQTSITDTADAGILVTSDAQPVIEDCQITGTAGAGLQVSEGAHPQLAGCRISRAGSGGSAVLIGVRGRGSLRRCRVTDGAGTGVRVGPDAEVALEDCRVHGHEGDGVLIERDGAAWVTGCEVYANRGDGIRVDSVRPTTVKGCAVHDNGGAGVRQGADDAELSVVDVDSRANGAPDTHRDATEPAAGNRRQPTAPSDGEPPQAAPHPSGVSRAPSVAAAVDVLLDELNSLVGLAGVKQDVSMLVNLQLLAQRRQQAGLPSPPMSRHLVFAGPPGTGKTTIARLYARILQALGTLRKGHVVEVSRADLVAQIVGGTAIKTTEKFEAALGGVLFIDEAYTLSADSGGGADFGQEAIDTIVKLMEDHRDDIVVIAAGYSHEMRAFLASNPGLASRFTKSIEFENYAVDELVTIVETFCRQHRYTLDYGTGQALTDLFSRIPRDANFGNGRTARKVFEEMVGRQAQRLARIEVASAPELTRLLPEDVGAVPAGGIRAGGTNQRPDLEQLRARLDAMVGLDGVKREVTDIVNLLATARRRAAAGLPVPSLSRHVIFAGAPGTGKTTVARLYGQLLAALGVLASGQLVEVSRADLVAEYVGQTAARTRDAFDRARGGVLFIDEAYTLVPPDRGSGADFGREAVDTLVKLMEDHRDDVVVIAAGYTAEMAAFLDSNPGIGSRFSHTVHFADYTAEQLVTIVEQHAQAAGYELTLETKALLLRSFASAAPEQTSGNGRFARKVLDAMITRQAGRVCQILHPTREELSALLPGDFVTPAR
- the eccCa gene encoding type VII secretion protein EccCa; translated protein: MAATSRRSPEGGQVTTVVFRRPARQPGPPMPRGELALQEPPALPEIAGGDMSAAFTYLPMMLGSAAMALIFIQPGGSSLSYLAAGLMGVSGLGMLVGQLGRGGGERKRRLRGERRDYLRYLAQMRRQVQSLAARQVKALAWAHPAPQALWSLTGERRMWERRPSSHDFGEVRVGLGSQRLAVTLTPPQTKPVEDLEPLCARALRRFLQAHWTVPELPIAVQLREFARILLRPQAPTAIPTQPRLRPSATDPAQAPAAAPTDEAVLGLARALLAQLVTFHSPDDLRVVLCAPADRQQRWDWMKWLPHSQHPGQTDGAGPVRLAAESPAELERLLGAAFMDRPRFNDPALPGVHEPYTVIVVDGVPLPATSRFALGSVRNATVVDVSGTLRWVADPLTLRLLVGDGNVQMVGADDEGRDSANALGAPDHLSAGKARMLARRLSPYRLGSSVESTDSLAADLDLTTLLGLGDPETFDPATVRAGRSRWNHLRVPVGVSSTGTPVELDLKEAAQGGMGPHGMLIGATGSGKSELLRTLVLALAVTHPSEVLNFILVDFKGGATFLGLDGLPHTSALITNLADELPLVDRMQEALQGELVRRQELLRQAGFSGLKDYEKARADGAPLAPLPTLFVVVDEFSELLATKRDFIDLFVMIGRLGRSLGVHLLLASQRLDEGRMHQLESHLSYRIGLRTFSAVESRGVIGVPDAYELPSAPGNGYLRADTSTLVRFKAAYVSAPLRRAQRQARRAEARLSVVPYVVGAIASAEEPAAPESPQPDAAEESQPSGPRLLDVVVERLMGHGARAHQVWLPPLEEPPTLDALLPPVLPDAARGLSVPRATGPAALRVPVGVVDRPLEQRRDLLVADLTGSGGHVGIGGGTQSGKSTLVRTLVTALAVTHTPVEAQVYCLDFGGGSLAGLAGLPHVGEVVGRLDRERVTRTVAEVCDLLLGREKRFAANGLEGIDTYRQARAEGTLPAEADDGYGDVFLVVDGWSTLHQDFEALEAAFSDLATRGLNYGIHLIVTASRWSEIRPWLRDLLGTRFELHLGDPVDSEVGMRQAANVPDVPGRGLTRDGFHFLSALPRLDGLARTDDLADAVRATALRCAAAWHGPAAPGVRLLPSLLRTADLPEPDAPRRVAIGLDEQQLAPVWHDFDVHPHLMVFGEAESGKTNLLRLIAQSVVRRNTPADARVLLADSRRNLFDAVPPASQVGYAVSGLALEELVTEAMAAIRPRLPGADISLERLSRRDWWTGPHLFVVVDDYDLVGSGHTSPLEPLLDALPQGADVGLHLIVARTTAGASRAMMMDPVLRRLWDLGGNALLFSCDRDDGGFLGDAKARRLPQGRAQLISRRRTTTLVQTAVADDAAARGEHA